One window of Dromaius novaehollandiae isolate bDroNov1 chromosome 20, bDroNov1.hap1, whole genome shotgun sequence genomic DNA carries:
- the PBX3 gene encoding pre-B-cell leukemia transcription factor 3 isoform X5, which translates to MRKHALNCHRMKPALFSVLCEIKEKTGLSIRGAQEEDPPDPQLMRLDNMLLAEGVSGPEKGGGSAAAAAAAAASGGSSDNSIEHSDYRAKLTQIRQIYHTELEKYEQACNEFTTHVMNLLREQSRTRPISPKEIERMVGIIHRKFSSIQMQLKQSTCEAVMILRSRFLDARRKRRNFSKQATEILNEYFYSHLSNPYPSEEAKEELAKKCSITVSQVSNWFGNKRIRYKKNIGKFQEEANLYAAKTAVTAAHAVAAAVQNNQTNSPTTPNSGSSGSFNLPNSGDMFMNMQSLNGDSYQGSQVGANVQSQVDTLRHVINQTGGYNDGLGGNSLYSPHNLNANGGWQDATTPSSVTSPTEGPGSVHSDTSN; encoded by the exons GTTTGAGCATCCGAGGAGCCCAGGAGGAAGACCCTCCCGATCCCCAGCTAATGAGACTAGACAATATGCTTCTGGCAGAAGGAGTCTCAGGTCCGGAGAAAGGTGGGGGATcggcggcagcagctgcagccgcagcagcctCTGGAGGGTCTTCAGATAACTCTATTGAACACTCAGATTACAGAGCCAAATTGACCCAGATCAGACAAATCTATCACACAGAGCTGGAGAAATATGAACAG GCGTGCAACGAGTTTACTACACACGTGATGAACCTTCTCAGAGAGCAGAGTCGGACACGTCCCATTTCTCCCAAGGAGATTGAGAGGATGGTGGGCATCATTCATCGAAAATTCAGCTCCATCCAGATGCAGCTCAAACAAAGTACTTGCGAAGCAGTAATGATTTTAAGATCAAGGTTCCTCGATGCCAG AAGGAAAAGGCGTAACTTCAGTaaacaagccacagaaatcttgaATGAGTATTTTTACTCCCACCTCAGTAACCCTTACCCCAGTGAAGAAGCCAAAGAAGAGCTGGCAAAGAAGTGCAGCATCACGGTATCGCAG GTGTCCAACTGGTTTGGCAATAAGAGAATCAGGTACAAGAAGAACATAGGGAAGTTCCAGGAAGAAGCCAACCTCTACGCGGCCAAGACGGCCGTGACCGCCGCGCACGCCGTGGCCGCAGCCGTCCAGAACAACCAGACCAACTCCCCCACCACACCAAACTCCG GTTCTTCTGGTTCTTTTAACCTCCCAAATTCTGGGGACATGTTCATGAACATGCAGAGTCTGAATGGGGATTCTTACCAGGGGTCCCAAGTCGGAGCCAATGTGCAGTCACAG GTGGATACCCTGCGTCATGTTATCAATCAGACGGGAGGATACAATGATGGCTTGGGAGGAAATTCACTGTACAGTCCACATAATTTAAAT gCTAATGGAGGCTGGCAGGACGCAACTACTCCATCTTCTGTGACTTCCCCGACAGAAGGGCCGGGAAGTGTGCACTCTGATACCTCTAACTAA
- the PBX3 gene encoding pre-B-cell leukemia transcription factor 3 isoform X3, with protein sequence MKPALFSVLCEIKEKTGLSIRGAQEEDPPDPQLMRLDNMLLAEGVSGPEKGGGSAAAAAAAAASGGSSDNSIEHSDYRAKLTQIRQIYHTELEKYEQACNEFTTHVMNLLREQSRTRPISPKEIERMVGIIHRKFSSIQMQLKQSTCEAVMILRSRFLDARRKRRNFSKQATEILNEYFYSHLSNPYPSEEAKEELAKKCSITVSQVSNWFGNKRIRYKKNIGKFQEEANLYAAKTAVTAAHAVAAAVQNNQTNSPTTPNSGSSGSFNLPNSGDMFMNMQSLNGDSYQGSQVGANVQSQVDTLRHVINQTGGYNDGLGGNSLYSPHNLNANGGWQDATTPSSVTSPTEGPGSVHSDTSN encoded by the exons GTTTGAGCATCCGAGGAGCCCAGGAGGAAGACCCTCCCGATCCCCAGCTAATGAGACTAGACAATATGCTTCTGGCAGAAGGAGTCTCAGGTCCGGAGAAAGGTGGGGGATcggcggcagcagctgcagccgcagcagcctCTGGAGGGTCTTCAGATAACTCTATTGAACACTCAGATTACAGAGCCAAATTGACCCAGATCAGACAAATCTATCACACAGAGCTGGAGAAATATGAACAG GCGTGCAACGAGTTTACTACACACGTGATGAACCTTCTCAGAGAGCAGAGTCGGACACGTCCCATTTCTCCCAAGGAGATTGAGAGGATGGTGGGCATCATTCATCGAAAATTCAGCTCCATCCAGATGCAGCTCAAACAAAGTACTTGCGAAGCAGTAATGATTTTAAGATCAAGGTTCCTCGATGCCAG AAGGAAAAGGCGTAACTTCAGTaaacaagccacagaaatcttgaATGAGTATTTTTACTCCCACCTCAGTAACCCTTACCCCAGTGAAGAAGCCAAAGAAGAGCTGGCAAAGAAGTGCAGCATCACGGTATCGCAG GTGTCCAACTGGTTTGGCAATAAGAGAATCAGGTACAAGAAGAACATAGGGAAGTTCCAGGAAGAAGCCAACCTCTACGCGGCCAAGACGGCCGTGACCGCCGCGCACGCCGTGGCCGCAGCCGTCCAGAACAACCAGACCAACTCCCCCACCACACCAAACTCCG GTTCTTCTGGTTCTTTTAACCTCCCAAATTCTGGGGACATGTTCATGAACATGCAGAGTCTGAATGGGGATTCTTACCAGGGGTCCCAAGTCGGAGCCAATGTGCAGTCACAG GTGGATACCCTGCGTCATGTTATCAATCAGACGGGAGGATACAATGATGGCTTGGGAGGAAATTCACTGTACAGTCCACATAATTTAAAT gCTAATGGAGGCTGGCAGGACGCAACTACTCCATCTTCTGTGACTTCCCCGACAGAAGGGCCGGGAAGTGTGCACTCTGATACCTCTAACTAA